CTCACAGCAAGATTGTGTCACGGACGAGATGATTGATTACTAGGCTAAGTTTGTCAGATTCTTGCCACTCAAACAATAAGACAACCCCATACGCTTTTTGAAGCGCCTTACGAGGTTGTTTTTTACGTTTATGAGTAAGAATTTCATTATTAGAGAGGAATAATTTTATTTTTGCATGCCAATACGCGAAAAAAAGTTTTTCGGTAAGTTCAAAAAGCCACTTACTGAAATGCCAAACCTTGTGGAAGCACAAATTGCTTCATACAAGCAGCTTTTAGAAACAAACCTCGGTGAAGTATTTAGAGAATTCTCTTCAATTAAAGATTATTCTGGAAAAAAGTTTGAACTTGATTTTACTGGTTTCAAACTCGGTGAGCCACAGTACGATGAATTTTATGCAAAGGACAACAAACTTTCGTACGAAGCGCCACTTAAAGTAAGTGTCCGACTCAAGAATAAGACAATTGGCGGTACCAAAGAGCAGGAGATT
The Candidatus Babeliales bacterium DNA segment above includes these coding regions:
- a CDS encoding DNA-directed RNA polymerase subunit beta, with the translated sequence MPIREKKFFGKFKKPLTEMPNLVEAQIASYKQLLETNLGEVFREFSSIKDYSGKKFELDFTGFKLGEPQYDEFYAKDNKLSYEAPLKVSVRLKNKTIGGTKEQEIFMADFPLMTPHGTFIIAGIERVIVPQLARSFGVFFTSTELKGKTYFGAKIIPSRGAWIEIESEAD